The Cololabis saira isolate AMF1-May2022 chromosome 5, fColSai1.1, whole genome shotgun sequence genome segment TGAGGCTGGTAAACAGAACGATGCCACTCCTTAGGAGGGTAAACTCTTCTGCCATTGGGTTGATTGTGAGGATGAGTTTGAGGATGGGGCTGAGGATAGTAGGTGTCCTGCTGGTACTGATGTGGTGGGTACATGTTGTTATGGGCTTGTGGGTGCTGTTGGGAAGGCATGTTGTACGAGTATGAAGTCCCTCCCTGCTGATGGTAGGGCGGGTGTGGGGCGGGATTGTGGAGCGCATTTAGTGACTGGTTGTGATACGGGTGGTGAGCGGAGGGAGGCATGGGCCTGCTCTGGTTGTAGTGTGAATGTGGAGGATTACCAATGCCATACTGACCCATCGCTCCATTGACCTGACCTTGGGAGGGAGGGAGTATGACTGGATTGTGTCCCTGGGGTGGCGCACTTTGAGCCTGCATAGCCATGTTGCCACCCACCGTCTGGGTTTGATTGTGGTTTGGACTAAAAGCCTGATGTTCATAAATACTAATTGGTGGTCCAGTCGGCATCATGGTCTGCTGTGGTGCGATGCTGGTGCTTTCAGTGGGAGGCCTACTCGTGGGCTCACTCGGTCTTTGATCTTCACGGTCTGCTGGGCTGGGTTGGGAGGGTAATAGCGGGGCAGGGTGACTGGGTGGTAAAGAGGTGCAAggggctggctgaggggggacgGGCTGGCCTCCCTGAGTTATACTCTGCGGCATCCCGTGTATGGGGCTGCTCTGTGAAGGGCATTGTGGAGAGATTCTTTGGGGGGCTGGATGAAAAGGTACTAAAGAACTGagttgctctgtgtgctgtgtcATCGCCTGGGGAGAGCTCTCAGCATGGGTTCGAGGCAGGGTACTCTGGGTAGCTTGACACGGCTGTTTTTGGATGCTCAGCTGGTGTTCACCTCGCTGACGATCATTCTGTTTGGTCTGAGATTCAGAAACATGCAGTGGTGGTAAACTCTGTGGAAGATGTGCAGGGCTTGGAGCACTGTGCTGTGGGCTGGTTTGTGCTTGCTTAGGTGGGTGATGTGGAGCCTGCTCAGTGGAGCTGGTGTTAGTTGTACTGATATGGGATGAAGCAGTAGTGACACTACTTGCAGACAGTCCTTGGTTGTGTGTCTCGGGTGAATTCTGCGTTAGCCCCGGTCCAGACAGATTCTCCTGGGATCTGCTCAGGTTAGAGGCGGGAGGACTTTGCATCCCATCAAGTGTTTTACTGTAATGTCGAGCAGGGctagagatggagggatggtctTGGGTAACTGAAAAGATGTTATTATGTGATGAACCTTCCGATATGCTGGAAGGCACTTTCTTCACTGATGTGCCTGTTAACATACGggataaagaaaaacaagttaGAATACGTACATTTTGTCAAAGATTAATGCTGAAGACCAACCTAATAAAATGAATACACAAAGCTGTACCActgatagggatgggcggtatggactaaaaatgtatcacgataatttctggcatttatcctgataacgataaaaatgacgataaaaaaaaataccaattcaactccaccttttcaactataaatctatctcgctctcagatctgccatgtttgttacacaaaaacgtcatcaatggggatttatccttttttctttctttctttctttctttcaggctcatttcctcccttccttcctttttcccttccttccttctttcctcctgctctctccttccttcttcccttcctcttttctcccttccttccttctttccttgttttctcccttccttccttcctgtacgttgtgcatggatttaacgcagagccataattcaggctttacacaaaaacatcatcaacgggaatttatcgttttttaccgcgagatgacaaattcttatcgtgaggaatttttttgacggtttatcgtgaacgttaaaatatcgcccattcctaaccaCTGACATTACGGATTTAAGGACAAAGCCCAGACAGGACTGATTTCTTGCGACATATTTGCAAGCCTGCCAGTGAAACTGAAAGACATGCATCAGTGTTCacttaaaagaaaaagggaagcaGGTAATTTAACAGAACTGATGAATATTCAATTTACCACATACTGTGTGAAATAATTAAACCAAATTGTATAAAGCCTTTGACATAGCAGTAATACAATGGTGTGCTCTATGCTGAGAATAATACACCGAGGCTATGTCATACAAACAGAACATTTGGGTAGAAAAAAGGTTCAGCTGTGAGTTCTGTCATGCAGAAAACGGACGCCTCAAATTCTTCAGTAGAAGGTCAGGTCTACCTTTGGGGTTCATGTCTGTCTTGTGGGAAGGCTGGTTGTCTGGCCCTTTGTCTCGAgcagaatgcagcagctgaACCTCAGGGGTAGGGGGAGGGCGATTGCAGGGATGCGTTGGGATGCTGCCAAGTCCTGATGGGGGCTCCGGCTGCTGAAAGTTGCCTGTGTTCTGATGAGGAGTACCGGCGGGGGGTCCAGAAGACGCCGACAGTTGCTGCATGGCGCGCATTTCTGGGCTTTCCAACATGGAGGACAAGCGGGTCCGGCCAGAGGGGTCTGGCTGGGGCGCAGGAGGCCGGGAGGACATGGGACCCAGGGAGCTGGCCGCTGCAGACATTTGATACTGAGCATTGGAAGGATGATTGGGATAACCAGCAGCTTCTGGCCACGGTTTATGCCCAACCGGAGGAGGGATTCCGCCGTAGCTGAAGTTGCGTTGGTTCATGATATTGGGATCTTGCATGTGTATGTCATTTTGTCTCTCCTGGCCCTGGTGATTTCTACCGGGCCACATGTTTGACACACCGATGCCGGAAGGCCTCAAGTCTGGATAGTGGTGCTGGGGGGGGCCTTGCGGCCCAGGAAATTTGTTGTTTACAGGATGCATGGTGTGTCCCTCTGGATGGTGGTGGGATGGATACATGGTGGCTTCAGGAGGAGGACCAGGCTGGTGGGCGATGGGCCGTGGGCCTAAGGATGGGCCGTGAGTAGGACCCATATAAGGGTGCTGCTGTGGTGGCTGTTGCTCATTAGGATCTGGCCTCATTGGATACCGGTGGCCCATGTGATGTCCATCAGGCATGCGATGctaggttaaaaaaaacaaaaaaaaaaatgtattagcaTGTCTTGTACAGTGATACAAGTGTCCTTCAATTTTGCATCATAAACGTTGTCAGGGTCTTGCTAATTGAATGATGGGGCGGAGATATGCTCACCCCCCTCTGTAAACAAGTGGTTATTGAAACATGGATTGATGAATGACATATTGGTTGGTAGAACAGCAGTTAGATGTACAGAGTTTCGTATATACCTGCATGTTAAAGCTGTGAGGTAAGCGGTTCAAGCTGGGGTCTCTGTGTCTAGGAATGTGAAGTGGATGAGCAAAACGAGGATCCATTGCCATTCTTTGGGCATACATATGAGGACCATGAGGACCGGGGGGGCCAGGTGGACCAGTTAGATGATGAAGCTGCTAAGATAGAgataattatcattattttctctttgttttgatctttttttaccTTAGATTTTAGACAAACATcaagagaaaagaaatacacatttattgGGTAAATCAGGAGTTTACTTCAAGTGATTCTGTGGATACCTGTTGCACTGGGTGATACAAGCCCCTGATGCCTCCGTCACgcagctgctgctggctggGAGGCAGGTTGTGAGGGTGAACAGGGCCATTAGTCCAGTGAGAAGGGGCAGGTGCTCGTGCCAGCTTGCCGTCCTGTCCCTCTGAAGGCGTGGTCCCCTTGCCGCCCTGCGAGTTTCGCTTACGCTGGACTTGCTCAGTGGCCCTGATCAAACTTTCAGGTCCTGAATGTTTACTGTTGCGGTTACGCTTTTTGTCCTTGCGCTCCTTGTCTTCTCGACTGACGTGGAACTCTTCATCCGTATCACCATCCTCGGATGGAAAATGTTTTATCAAGGCCCGGCTGAAGCACCGCTCCAGAGACTCTGCCATGATGGAGTATTCTagagaaacaaacagaaatcTACATCAGCCGTGCACAGATGATACAACTCAAAAAGGAAACATCTGAGCAGCACAATACCACTCCCATGCTCTCAGTGTAGTCACAGCCAAGTGAGTAGGTCCAGGGCACAAGctgaccccccaccccccttaaAAAAGATCTCTTGGGAGAGTATCCATTTGAATGCACGGCCAGCCGGGGGCTTACAGGCTGGAATGTTTCTCTGGCACTGCAAGGATCAGGTCCCCTCCACACTGGAGCACAACTCAGTCACTCCCCATTAATCACTGTCAAGACGGCCCAGGCCCCAACAACGCACAAAGACCTGCCCCTTGTCTTTAATCTATCCTACTTCAATGTCCTGCATCTCTCCAATAAAAGACACATGTGCATTTCTTTCTCATACCATACTTGTAATGAAATGACACACATGGAACTTTAATGTAGTGGCACTTggttagataaaaaaaaaaaaaaacaagatgtttGTGTAACTGTGGCCCCATTTACACAggacaaaaacggaggcgttttcatgcgttttggccgttcgtttacacgaaaatggaggtcaaagcccccaaaaacgatcatttctgaaaactccggccaaaggggagattttcaaaaactcagttttcacgtttgcgtctaaacagagaaaacggagaaaaacagagatttacgtcacattatgcgatagaaacgtcaccagcagcgtcatgagtgccgtcttggaagtaaagcctgaattatggtcccgcgttaaatcgacgcagagcctacggcgtagggtacgcagcgatgcgtaccctacgccgtaggctctgcgttggtgtaacgctgaaccataaatcagccttaactgaaagttacacgtgtcatttgttgatgttttttccaggattctgattggctggcatgacgttaacagcgttttcatgcgggtccgtgtaaacgaggatatttttgaaaacgtagaggggaaagtatccgtttttgtaaatacccggctatgtgtaaatgtgGCCTGTGTATTTACCACTGTCTTCTCCATTGTACTCGATGCAGTTGTCAAACATGAGCTTCACATCAGCAACAAACTCCTCTTTAGCAAGGTACTCCCCATTGTTGAGCTTCTTCTCAATGGTGGACAGATCCATGGGGGTCTGACGGGGTTGGAAGAAGATTACAAGTTAAACAACTGTAAGCAAGTTCAATTTCCATCCATAAGTGAAAATAATAGCAATACCTGGATGATATCATGGTAATTGGGGGCATATGAGTCATCAACAGGCTCTAAGAAAGGCCAAGCATCTTTATGAGCCTTCAGAGCGTCGAGCACTAGGGAACAGAGGTTTAATCAGATCAGACATTGGAACAGCCATCGGTGCAGACTGAGATAAAGTCAAAGGATTCAGTAACGTACCTTTATAAAGAGCAGTGTAGTCGTCGTCTATTTCATAACTGAAATGTCAAACATGGGATGTGTTAGAAATGAACAAACTCTCAAGTCAAGCATACAAATGTGAGATCAATTATGATTAGCCTCTTACAATTGTTTATTCCTGCGAGTTCTCTGGGCAGGTGAAGGCGGCTCTAGATTCAAGAGTTCGGGCGGCAGCTCTTTTCCTTGAGAAAGCAGCCAGGCCTTTTCTTCTCGCATCTTCCGTCTCTTTGCTCGCTCTGGGAGGAATGAACGAACACAAAAATGCAATCAAAAGCACAATTTGAATAAAGACTACAGTTCTCAAACGTTTACAGGCAAAGATTGTTTTAATTGCTTTTTCAGGATCCACAGCTACAGTTTAAAATGCACTTTGTTTCATTAATGCAGTCAGCATTGTCAATGAAAACCAGGCCTTGGCATTCAgaaacagcagcagctcagattAGCAGAAAGAGAGCCATTCATCAGCCATCTTTTCTTAGGCCCGGTTGATCaaaagagcagagcagagcagaaaaCGCATATGTATCACTGCTTTATCTTTCAACATGAAAGCCAGAGAGGCCTGCCAGCCCCCCAGCGTGTGGATTAAAGATGTTTGAGTGAGGAATCCTTGTGTAGTGTAGTCCAGGTCCTGCTGTTCATCTATAATACATTAACAAGACTCCTCCACTGAAGGACAATCAGTAGATCATTAACCCTTGATAGATGACAtcagagggaggaaaaaaagagaagtgctCCTGTGATTAAAGGGACTCAACACTCCCTCTCTCACAGCCTGCGTACAGAAATCACAAGGCTTCATGTTCAACTGCAGACTTCTCAGCTGTCAAGAGCCCAACCATGATGGAGATGTGACGGAGCACATGTGAGGTGTCCCTTACGATTCCTCTGCCCTTACTTTAGCTTCATATCTGCTTCTTACAGGTCACAGTTGCTCAAGTATTACTTGTTCTCGTTtgatttctccttttttcaaaTTGACCATCTGagtttaattttaattatatagcagctattacaatacaaatttCCTCTAGGCACTTTTCAGACACAACTAGCATGACTCCAAGTATTAAAGAAACAatggcaagtaaaaaaaaaaaagggaatttaATAGTGGGAATCTGTCACTGTTTCAACCTCAAGATTATttagaattgaaaatatatttgtaCGTTCAAACAGCGGCGTAGCATAGCATTTTCCATCGCCTTACCCTCCACAGCTTTGATTTTCTCCAACTTCTCCCTCTGTTGTTCCTCCTGCAGAAGCCTTTCTTCCTCTCGTCGCTGCTCGGCCAACAGGACCTGCCTGTCCAGCTCTTCatctttcctcctctcctcctctgatGTGGTCTTGAGGTTGTGCTGAACATATACAGAAGTCTATT includes the following:
- the LOC133443974 gene encoding chromatin remodeling regulator CECR2 isoform X4, producing the protein MSPGCRVCVEEIQSWWEVPAIAHFCSLFRTAFHLPDFEIEELEKALSEQDFGFLGDLIACLLQGCYQRTDITPQAFSSYLNDIISYRWELEEGKPNPLREGSFETLPPRTQVELLHRLCDYRLDAADVFDLLKGLDADSLRVEPLGQDGDGALYWYFYGTRMYKEEPIQRKTEKFSSEMPELTLPEKKRRGRPPKKRKLEDPHLSEVESEAAEVKTENEQDDLPPITGRQRGTWSLVCDTEEQWISLAESIKDKTSPQDRHLYRVISHNFLPEISSMIEHKEREQKEKLLDQTLVHTSQQFSANPITQEHNLKTTSEEERRKDEELDRQVLLAEQRREEERLLQEEQQREKLEKIKAVEERAKRRKMREEKAWLLSQGKELPPELLNLEPPSPAQRTRRNKQFYEIDDDYTALYKVLDALKAHKDAWPFLEPVDDSYAPNYHDIIQTPMDLSTIEKKLNNGEYLAKEEFVADVKLMFDNCIEYNGEDSEYSIMAESLERCFSRALIKHFPSEDGDTDEEFHVSREDKERKDKKRNRNSKHSGPESLIRATEQVQRKRNSQGGKGTTPSEGQDGKLARAPAPSHWTNGPVHPHNLPPSQQQLRDGGIRGLYHPVQQLHHLTGPPGPPGPHGPHMYAQRMAMDPRFAHPLHIPRHRDPSLNRLPHSFNMQHRMPDGHHMGHRYPMRPDPNEQQPPQQHPYMGPTHGPSLGPRPIAHQPGPPPEATMYPSHHHPEGHTMHPVNNKFPGPQGPPQHHYPDLRPSGIGVSNMWPGRNHQGQERQNDIHMQDPNIMNQRNFSYGGIPPPVGHKPWPEAAGYPNHPSNAQYQMSAAASSLGPMSSRPPAPQPDPSGRTRLSSMLESPEMRAMQQLSASSGPPAGTPHQNTGNFQQPEPPSGLGSIPTHPCNRPPPTPEVQLLHSARDKGPDNQPSHKTDMNPKGTSVKKVPSSISEGSSHNNIFSVTQDHPSISSPARHYSKTLDGMQSPPASNLSRSQENLSGPGLTQNSPETHNQGLSASSVTTASSHISTTNTSSTEQAPHHPPKQAQTSPQHSAPSPAHLPQSLPPLHVSESQTKQNDRQRGEHQLSIQKQPCQATQSTLPRTHAESSPQAMTQHTEQLSSLVPFHPAPQRISPQCPSQSSPIHGMPQSITQGGQPVPPQPAPCTSLPPSHPAPLLPSQPSPADREDQRPSEPTSRPPTESTSIAPQQTMMPTGPPISIYEHQAFSPNHNQTQTVGGNMAMQAQSAPPQGHNPVILPPSQGQVNGAMGQYGIGNPPHSHYNQSRPMPPSAHHPYHNQSLNALHNPAPHPPYHQQGGTSYSYNMPSQQHPQAHNNMYPPHQYQQDTYYPQPHPQTHPHNQPNGRRVYPPKEWHRSVYQPHQPIPPSAYLPVAGVRAKVQSKESSASPLGSEGSCGTGLVSPGPVAEVGPQSGDTEGGECDTRGRPGTGGSSSGSPAKQAHNENPERPESPKEILDLDSHNAVARSRSVHPFQQQQHPPASAAQMTSGFMYDARTLHRGMHTGGVPPPHMMSQGCALGNGNTYPGQPYPDPGRFAAQRPLPHLIEALQRPQQLPYSPGQTRMAMYRHLRPAGQFQGMMIQQRGLGPELYLRPGQQMMVAPGSPRGKQGL
- the LOC133443974 gene encoding chromatin remodeling regulator CECR2 isoform X1; protein product: MSPGCRVCVEEIQSWWEVPAIAHFCSLFRTAFHLPDFEIEELEKALSEQDFGFLGDLIACLLQGCYQRTDITPQAFSSYLNDIISYRWELEEGKPNPLREGSFETLPPRTQVELLHRLCDYRLDAADVFDLLKGLDADSLRVEPLGQDGDGALYWYFYGTRMYKEEPIQRKTEKFSSEMPELTLPEKKRRGRPPKKRKLEDPHLSEVESEAAEVKTENEQDDLPPITGRQRGTWSLVCDTEEQWISLAESIKDKTSPQDRHLYRVISHNFLPEISSMIEHKEREQKEKLLDQTLVHTSQQFSANPITQEHNLKTTSEEERRKDEELDRQVLLAEQRREEERLLQEEQQREKLEKIKAVEERAKRRKMREEKAWLLSQGKELPPELLNLEPPSPAQRTRRNKQFYEIDDDYTALYKVLDALKAHKDAWPFLEPVDDSYAPNYHDIIQTPMDLSTIEKKLNNGEYLAKEEFVADVKLMFDNCIEYNGEDSEYSIMAESLERCFSRALIKHFPSEDGDTDEEFHVSREDKERKDKKRNRNSKHSGPESLIRATEQVQRKRNSQGGKGTTPSEGQDGKLARAPAPSHWTNGPVHPHNLPPSQQQLRDGGIRGLYHPVQQQLHHLTGPPGPPGPHGPHMYAQRMAMDPRFAHPLHIPRHRDPSLNRLPHSFNMQHRMPDGHHMGHRYPMRPDPNEQQPPQQHPYMGPTHGPSLGPRPIAHQPGPPPEATMYPSHHHPEGHTMHPVNNKFPGPQGPPQHHYPDLRPSGIGVSNMWPGRNHQGQERQNDIHMQDPNIMNQRNFSYGGIPPPVGHKPWPEAAGYPNHPSNAQYQMSAAASSLGPMSSRPPAPQPDPSGRTRLSSMLESPEMRAMQQLSASSGPPAGTPHQNTGNFQQPEPPSGLGSIPTHPCNRPPPTPEVQLLHSARDKGPDNQPSHKTDMNPKGTSVKKVPSSISEGSSHNNIFSVTQDHPSISSPARHYSKTLDGMQSPPASNLSRSQENLSGPGLTQNSPETHNQGLSASSVTTASSHISTTNTSSTEQAPHHPPKQAQTSPQHSAPSPAHLPQSLPPLHVSESQTKQNDRQRGEHQLSIQKQPCQATQSTLPRTHAESSPQAMTQHTEQLSSLVPFHPAPQRISPQCPSQSSPIHGMPQSITQGGQPVPPQPAPCTSLPPSHPAPLLPSQPSPADREDQRPSEPTSRPPTESTSIAPQQTMMPTGPPISIYEHQAFSPNHNQTQTVGGNMAMQAQSAPPQGHNPVILPPSQGQVNGAMGQYGIGNPPHSHYNQSRPMPPSAHHPYHNQSLNALHNPAPHPPYHQQGGTSYSYNMPSQQHPQAHNNMYPPHQYQQDTYYPQPHPQTHPHNQPNGRRVYPPKEWHRSVYQPHQPIPPSAYLPVAGVRAKVQSKESSASPLGSEGSCGTGLVSPGPVAEVGPQSGDTEGGECDTRGRPGTGGSSSGSPAKQAHNENPERPESPKEILDLDSHNAVARSRSVHPFQQQQHPPASAAQMTSGFMYDARTLHRGMHTGGVPPPHMMSQGCALGNGNTYPGQPYPDPGRFAAQRPLPHLIEALQRPQQLPYSPGQTRMAMYRHLRPAGQFQGMMIQQRGLGPELYLRPGQQMMVAPGSPRDMLSNI
- the LOC133443974 gene encoding chromatin remodeling regulator CECR2 isoform X2: MSPGCRVCVEEIQSWWEVPAIAHFCSLFRTAFHLPDFEIEELEKALSEQDFGFLGDLIACLLQGCYQRTDITPQAFSSYLNDIISYRWELEEGKPNPLREGSFETLPPRTQVELLHRLCDYRLDAADVFDLLKGLDADSLRVEPLGQDGDGALYWYFYGTRMYKEEPIQRKTEKFSSEMPELTLPEKKRRGRPPKKRKLEDPHLSEVESEAAEVKTENEQDDLPPITGRQRGTWSLVCDTEEQWISLAESIKDKTSPQDRHLYRVISHNFLPEISSMIEHKEREQKEKLLDQTLVHTSQQFSANPITQEHNLKTTSEEERRKDEELDRQVLLAEQRREEERLLQEEQQREKLEKIKAVEERAKRRKMREEKAWLLSQGKELPPELLNLEPPSPAQRTRRNKQFYEIDDDYTALYKVLDALKAHKDAWPFLEPVDDSYAPNYHDIIQTPMDLSTIEKKLNNGEYLAKEEFVADVKLMFDNCIEYNGEDSEYSIMAESLERCFSRALIKHFPSEDGDTDEEFHVSREDKERKDKKRNRNSKHSGPESLIRATEQVQRKRNSQGGKGTTPSEGQDGKLARAPAPSHWTNGPVHPHNLPPSQQQLRDGGIRGLYHPVQQLHHLTGPPGPPGPHGPHMYAQRMAMDPRFAHPLHIPRHRDPSLNRLPHSFNMQHRMPDGHHMGHRYPMRPDPNEQQPPQQHPYMGPTHGPSLGPRPIAHQPGPPPEATMYPSHHHPEGHTMHPVNNKFPGPQGPPQHHYPDLRPSGIGVSNMWPGRNHQGQERQNDIHMQDPNIMNQRNFSYGGIPPPVGHKPWPEAAGYPNHPSNAQYQMSAAASSLGPMSSRPPAPQPDPSGRTRLSSMLESPEMRAMQQLSASSGPPAGTPHQNTGNFQQPEPPSGLGSIPTHPCNRPPPTPEVQLLHSARDKGPDNQPSHKTDMNPKGTSVKKVPSSISEGSSHNNIFSVTQDHPSISSPARHYSKTLDGMQSPPASNLSRSQENLSGPGLTQNSPETHNQGLSASSVTTASSHISTTNTSSTEQAPHHPPKQAQTSPQHSAPSPAHLPQSLPPLHVSESQTKQNDRQRGEHQLSIQKQPCQATQSTLPRTHAESSPQAMTQHTEQLSSLVPFHPAPQRISPQCPSQSSPIHGMPQSITQGGQPVPPQPAPCTSLPPSHPAPLLPSQPSPADREDQRPSEPTSRPPTESTSIAPQQTMMPTGPPISIYEHQAFSPNHNQTQTVGGNMAMQAQSAPPQGHNPVILPPSQGQVNGAMGQYGIGNPPHSHYNQSRPMPPSAHHPYHNQSLNALHNPAPHPPYHQQGGTSYSYNMPSQQHPQAHNNMYPPHQYQQDTYYPQPHPQTHPHNQPNGRRVYPPKEWHRSVYQPHQPIPPSAYLPVAGVRAKVQSKESSASPLGSEGSCGTGLVSPGPVAEVGPQSGDTEGGECDTRGRPGTGGSSSGSPAKQAHNENPERPESPKEILDLDSHNAVARSRSVHPFQQQQHPPASAAQMTSGFMYDARTLHRGMHTGGVPPPHMMSQGCALGNGNTYPGQPYPDPGRFAAQRPLPHLIEALQRPQQLPYSPGQTRMAMYRHLRPAGQFQGMMIQQRGLGPELYLRPGQQMMVAPGSPRDMLSNI
- the LOC133443974 gene encoding chromatin remodeling regulator CECR2 isoform X3; the protein is MSPGCRVCVEEIQSWWEVPAIAHFCSLFRTAFHLPDFEIEELEKALSEQDFGFLGDLIACLLQGCYQRTDITPQAFSSYLNDIISYRWELEEGKPNPLREGSFETLPPRTQVELLHRLCDYRLDAADVFDLLKGLDADSLRVEPLGQDGDGALYWYFYGTRMYKEEPIQRKTEKFSSEMPELTLPEKKRRGRPPKKRKLEDPHLSEVESEAAEVKTENEQDDLPPITGRQRGTWSLVCDTEEQWISLAESIKDKTSPQDRHLYRVISHNFLPEISSMIEHKEREQKEKLLDQTLVHTSQQFSANPITQEHNLKTTSEEERRKDEELDRQVLLAEQRREEERLLQEEQQREKLEKIKAVEERAKRRKMREEKAWLLSQGKELPPELLNLEPPSPAQRTRRNKQFYEIDDDYTALYKVLDALKAHKDAWPFLEPVDDSYAPNYHDIIQTPMDLSTIEKKLNNGEYLAKEEFVADVKLMFDNCIEYNGEDSEYSIMAESLERCFSRALIKHFPSEDGDTDEEFHVSREDKERKDKKRNRNSKHSGPESLIRATEQVQRKRNSQGGKGTTPSEGQDGKLARAPAPSHWTNGPVHPHNLPPSQQQLRDGGIRGLYHPVQQQLHHLTGPPGPPGPHGPHMYAQRMAMDPRFAHPLHIPRHRDPSLNRLPHSFNMQHRMPDGHHMGHRYPMRPDPNEQQPPQQHPYMGPTHGPSLGPRPIAHQPGPPPEATMYPSHHHPEGHTMHPVNNKFPGPQGPPQHHYPDLRPSGIGVSNMWPGRNHQGQERQNDIHMQDPNIMNQRNFSYGGIPPPVGHKPWPEAAGYPNHPSNAQYQMSAAASSLGPMSSRPPAPQPDPSGRTRLSSMLESPEMRAMQQLSASSGPPAGTPHQNTGNFQQPEPPSGLGSIPTHPCNRPPPTPEVQLLHSARDKGPDNQPSHKTDMNPKGTSVKKVPSSISEGSSHNNIFSVTQDHPSISSPARHYSKTLDGMQSPPASNLSRSQENLSGPGLTQNSPETHNQGLSASSVTTASSHISTTNTSSTEQAPHHPPKQAQTSPQHSAPSPAHLPQSLPPLHVSESQTKQNDRQRGEHQLSIQKQPCQATQSTLPRTHAESSPQAMTQHTEQLSSLVPFHPAPQRISPQCPSQSSPIHGMPQSITQGGQPVPPQPAPCTSLPPSHPAPLLPSQPSPADREDQRPSEPTSRPPTESTSIAPQQTMMPTGPPISIYEHQAFSPNHNQTQTVGGNMAMQAQSAPPQGHNPVILPPSQGQVNGAMGQYGIGNPPHSHYNQSRPMPPSAHHPYHNQSLNALHNPAPHPPYHQQGGTSYSYNMPSQQHPQAHNNMYPPHQYQQDTYYPQPHPQTHPHNQPNGRRVYPPKEWHRSVYQPHQPIPPSAYLPVAGVRAKVQSKESSASPLGSEGSCGTGLVSPGPVAEVGPQSGDTEGGECDTRGRPGTGGSSSGSPAKQAHNENPERPESPKEILDLDSHNAVARSRSVHPFQQQQHPPASAAQMTSGFMYDARTLHRGMHTGGVPPPHMMSQGCALGNGNTYPGQPYPDPGRFAAQRPLPHLIEALQRPQQLPYSPGQTRMAMYRHLRPAGQFQGMMIQQRGLGPELYLRPGQQMMVAPGSPRGKQGL